In one window of Bartonella sp. M0283 DNA:
- the serA gene encoding phosphoglycerate dehydrogenase, giving the protein MAPRVLVSDKLSPTAVQIFKDRGVEVDFKPELGKDKEKLLEVIGQYDGLAIRSATKVTEKLIAAAKNLKVVGRAGIGVDNVDIPAASRRGIIVMNTPFGNSITTAEHAIALMFAIARELPAADKSTKAGKWEKSRFMGVEITGKTLGIIGCGNIGSIVATRGVGLKMKVIAYDPFLSDARAKELGVEKVELDDLLKRADFITLHTPLTDKTRHIINAETIAKMKNGVRLINCARGALVVEKDLVDALKSGKIAGAAVDVYEVEPPAADDPLFSLDNVVCTPHLGASTTEAQENVAIQVAEQMSDYLINGAVSNAINMPSITAEEAPRLKPFVKLAEVLGAFVGQSTEEDIKEVEILFDGSTAAMNTRALISAALAGLIRPQLADVNMVSAPVLVKERGIILSEVKRDKSGIFDGYIKLTVKTSKRTRSIAGTCFVDGKPRFIQIKGINLDAEVGPHMLYITNTDTPGIIGTIGTICGKSGVNIANFALGRNEPGGDAIALLYLDARIPDQVLDELRKIKGIKHTQPLEFDVANG; this is encoded by the coding sequence ATGGCACCTCGTGTACTCGTATCTGATAAACTATCCCCGACTGCTGTCCAGATTTTTAAAGATCGCGGCGTTGAAGTCGATTTCAAACCGGAACTCGGTAAAGATAAAGAAAAACTTCTCGAAGTTATTGGTCAATATGATGGTCTGGCAATCCGTTCGGCAACCAAAGTAACGGAAAAACTTATTGCTGCCGCGAAAAATCTGAAAGTTGTTGGTCGTGCCGGTATCGGTGTTGACAATGTTGATATTCCAGCCGCTTCACGGCGCGGTATTATTGTTATGAATACGCCATTCGGCAATTCGATTACAACAGCAGAACATGCTATTGCATTGATGTTTGCTATTGCCCGTGAATTGCCGGCTGCCGATAAATCGACCAAAGCCGGCAAATGGGAGAAAAGCCGCTTTATGGGTGTTGAAATCACCGGCAAAACTCTTGGTATTATCGGTTGTGGTAATATTGGTTCGATTGTCGCAACCCGCGGCGTCGGATTGAAGATGAAAGTCATTGCCTATGACCCGTTCCTTTCGGATGCCCGAGCCAAAGAACTTGGTGTCGAAAAGGTCGAATTGGACGATCTGTTGAAGCGCGCCGATTTCATTACTTTGCATACACCGCTTACCGATAAGACCCGCCATATCATCAATGCAGAAACGATTGCCAAGATGAAAAATGGCGTAAGACTTATCAATTGTGCACGCGGTGCGCTGGTTGTTGAAAAAGACCTCGTCGACGCTTTGAAGTCGGGCAAAATTGCAGGTGCTGCGGTTGATGTCTATGAAGTCGAGCCACCGGCTGCCGATGACCCGCTCTTTAGCCTTGATAATGTCGTTTGCACACCGCACCTTGGTGCGTCAACGACCGAGGCTCAGGAAAACGTTGCTATTCAGGTTGCCGAACAAATGTCGGATTACCTTATCAACGGTGCTGTCAGCAATGCAATCAATATGCCATCGATTACGGCAGAAGAAGCACCGCGTTTGAAACCGTTTGTCAAACTTGCCGAAGTTCTCGGAGCATTTGTTGGCCAATCGACCGAGGAAGACATCAAGGAAGTCGAGATTCTGTTTGACGGTTCAACTGCTGCCATGAATACGCGCGCGCTCATCAGTGCCGCATTGGCCGGTCTCATCCGCCCGCAACTTGCCGATGTCAACATGGTGTCGGCACCGGTTCTCGTTAAAGAACGCGGTATTATTCTTTCCGAGGTCAAGCGCGATAAATCCGGTATTTTTGACGGCTATATCAAACTGACTGTCAAAACATCGAAGCGCACCCGTTCCATTGCCGGAACCTGCTTTGTTGACGGCAAACCGCGCTTTATCCAGATCAAGGGCATCAATCTTGATGCCGAGGTCGGCCCGCATATGCTTTATATCACCAACACCGACACACCGGGAATTATCGGTACAATCGGTACGATTTGCGGAAAATCCGGCGTGAATATTGCAAACTTCGCTTTGGGACGTAATGAACCGGGCGGTGACGCAATCGCGCTTCTTTATCTTGATGCTCGTATTCCCGATCAAGTGCTTGATGAATTGCGCAAGATAAAGGGTATCAAACACACCCAACCTCTGGAATTCGATGTCGCTAACGGTTGA
- a CDS encoding phosphoserine transaminase produces the protein MTNLNEPGVRPNNPNFSSGPCAKRPGWTVEALANAPVGRSHRAKIGKAKLAEAINLTREVLEVPANYRIGIVPASDTGAVEMALWSLLGARGVDMLAWESFGSGWVTDVVKQLKLTDVRKLEAPYGELPDLTKVDFDRDVVFTWNGTTSGVRVPNADFIPADRKGLTICDATSAAFAQNLDFSKLDVVTFSWQKVLGGEGAHGVLILGPRAVERLETYTPAWPLPKIFRMTKGGKLNEGIFEGATINTPSMLCVEDYLDALKWAKSIGGLKTLMKRADENFAVLDKFVKKTPWIEFLAKDPATRSNTSVCFKIVDPAVVKLDADKQAAFAKAIVNRLEKAGVAHDIGAYRDAPSGLRIWAGATIEARDLQALTEWLDWAFKAEKAAL, from the coding sequence ATGACAAATTTAAACGAGCCGGGCGTGCGCCCGAACAATCCCAATTTCTCTTCTGGTCCCTGTGCAAAGCGTCCCGGTTGGACGGTTGAAGCGCTTGCTAATGCGCCGGTTGGCCGTTCCCATCGTGCGAAAATTGGTAAAGCCAAGCTGGCTGAGGCAATCAACCTCACCCGCGAAGTATTGGAAGTTCCTGCAAATTATCGTATCGGCATTGTTCCCGCATCCGATACCGGTGCTGTTGAAATGGCACTGTGGTCGCTCCTTGGAGCACGTGGTGTTGATATGCTGGCATGGGAAAGCTTCGGTTCGGGCTGGGTAACAGATGTTGTCAAACAATTGAAATTGACCGATGTGCGCAAGTTGGAAGCGCCTTATGGTGAATTACCGGATTTGACCAAAGTCGATTTTGATCGTGATGTTGTTTTCACATGGAATGGAACAACATCGGGTGTGCGTGTTCCCAATGCCGATTTTATTCCGGCTGATCGTAAGGGGCTTACGATTTGCGACGCGACATCCGCCGCATTTGCGCAAAATCTCGATTTCTCGAAACTTGATGTTGTAACATTCTCCTGGCAAAAAGTGCTGGGTGGCGAGGGTGCCCACGGTGTGCTTATTCTGGGACCACGCGCGGTAGAGCGTCTTGAAACCTATACGCCCGCATGGCCGCTGCCAAAAATTTTCCGCATGACAAAAGGCGGAAAACTCAATGAGGGTATTTTCGAGGGCGCAACAATCAATACGCCGTCTATGCTTTGTGTCGAGGATTACCTTGATGCATTGAAATGGGCAAAGTCCATAGGTGGTCTGAAAACATTGATGAAACGGGCTGACGAGAACTTTGCTGTTCTGGACAAATTCGTCAAAAAAACTCCGTGGATCGAATTTCTGGCGAAAGATCCGGCAACCCGCTCGAACACTTCCGTCTGCTTCAAAATTGTTGATCCTGCCGTAGTTAAACTCGATGCCGACAAACAGGCAGCATTTGCTAAGGCTATTGTCAACCGTCTGGAAAAAGCCGGTGTCGCTCATGACATAGGCGCCTATCGCGATGCACCGTCAGGTTTGCGCATCTGGGCTGGTGCAACGATTGAGGCTCGCGACCTTCAGGCATTGACGGAATGGCTTGACTGGGCTTTCAAGGCTGAAAAAGCAGCTCTTTAA
- a CDS encoding NmrA family NAD(P)-binding protein — protein sequence MFVVLGATGHIGSELAKNLLRSGRDVTVVTRSGKRAENLVKLGARLAEIDISDYHLFHEILKQASGVYILNPPANPVHDVDVEERRTIAAITRALENTNLEKVIVQSTYGAQKGDHIGDLGSLYLLEEKVKEIYPEALIVRAGFYMSNWDFALNEIIEKGCLTTIYPSHSIIPMVAPRDIADYLTGLIESGKAGIHYIEGPERYTIQDVATAFQTALGKPVKLVGVNKEDIENYYLSLSFSNSSAMSFAAMALNTISGDWPPLNKTLRGKITLKQYIEKLCLKAAPVK from the coding sequence ATGTTTGTCGTGCTGGGTGCAACCGGCCATATCGGTTCGGAACTCGCAAAAAATCTGCTGCGTTCGGGGAGAGATGTGACAGTGGTAACCCGTTCTGGAAAACGCGCTGAAAACCTTGTCAAGCTTGGTGCCAGACTCGCGGAAATCGATATTTCCGACTACCATTTGTTCCATGAGATTTTGAAACAGGCGAGCGGCGTTTATATCCTTAATCCGCCTGCCAATCCTGTTCATGATGTTGATGTTGAAGAGCGCAGAACAATTGCAGCGATTACGCGCGCGCTCGAAAACACGAATCTTGAAAAAGTCATTGTGCAGTCGACTTATGGTGCTCAAAAAGGTGACCATATCGGAGATTTAGGAAGCCTTTATTTATTGGAGGAGAAGGTTAAAGAGATTTATCCGGAAGCGCTGATTGTTCGCGCAGGCTTTTATATGTCCAATTGGGATTTTGCTCTCAACGAAATTATCGAAAAAGGATGTTTGACCACCATTTATCCTTCCCATTCTATCATTCCGATGGTCGCTCCTCGCGATATCGCCGATTATTTGACGGGGCTTATTGAGAGTGGAAAAGCTGGCATTCATTATATTGAAGGGCCGGAACGTTACACGATTCAAGATGTCGCAACAGCTTTTCAAACGGCACTTGGAAAACCTGTGAAACTCGTAGGAGTGAACAAGGAAGATATTGAAAATTATTATCTTTCTCTTTCTTTCTCGAACTCAAGTGCAATGTCATTTGCTGCGATGGCGTTAAACACAATAAGTGGTGATTGGCCGCCTTTGAATAAAACGTTGAGAGGAAAAATAACACTTAAACAATACATTGAAAAACTTTGTCTAAAAGCGGCTCCGGTTAAATAA
- a CDS encoding urease accessory protein UreD, translated as MQNSSLKKIAMQRMEGSASFSTVYKDQRSSLEKLYQSGSLKLRFPLYSDNHFEAVQINTAGGVTGGDKLFWKCELGEKTKATITTQAAEKIYRSLDAMPAEINISLNLRKNSTLFWLPQETIFFNCAALKRKITVEMEEGAALLLVEAFIFGRKLMGEKVVNGFIDDEWQVRLCDKLVHFEAFKINGNILQQSTRSAIFNANQAIATILYIANDYESKEAAAREIIGQSGGVSAWNGKLLARIIEKDSYSLREKLVPLIKLLTKGADVPKFWSI; from the coding sequence TTGCAAAATTCATCTTTAAAAAAAATCGCTATGCAGCGCATGGAAGGCAGCGCTTCGTTCAGTACGGTTTATAAAGATCAACGGTCATCTTTGGAAAAGCTTTATCAATCCGGTTCATTGAAATTACGTTTTCCGCTTTATTCCGACAACCATTTCGAGGCTGTGCAAATCAATACGGCAGGCGGTGTGACCGGTGGCGACAAGCTTTTCTGGAAATGCGAACTCGGTGAAAAAACAAAAGCAACAATCACCACACAAGCCGCCGAAAAAATATATCGCTCGCTTGATGCTATGCCGGCCGAAATCAATATTTCGCTAAATTTAAGAAAAAACTCTACATTGTTCTGGCTCCCGCAGGAGACAATTTTTTTTAATTGTGCCGCGTTAAAACGCAAAATCACCGTCGAGATGGAAGAAGGTGCAGCCCTTCTTCTGGTAGAAGCTTTTATTTTCGGACGGAAACTCATGGGAGAGAAAGTTGTCAACGGCTTTATTGATGACGAGTGGCAAGTGCGTCTTTGCGATAAGCTTGTCCATTTTGAAGCCTTTAAAATCAATGGCAATATTTTACAGCAATCAACCCGCTCGGCAATTTTCAACGCCAATCAGGCCATTGCCACAATTCTTTACATTGCCAATGATTATGAAAGCAAAGAAGCGGCTGCGAGAGAGATTATCGGACAATCCGGCGGGGTCTCTGCATGGAATGGCAAGCTTCTTGCTAGGATTATTGAAAAGGACTCCTATTCTTTGAGGGAAAAACTCGTTCCTTTGATAAAACTGCTAACAAAAGGGGCAGACGTGCCAAAATTTTGGTCAATTTAG
- a CDS encoding urease subunit gamma → MILTEREKDKLLISMAAMVARKRLERGVKLNHPEAVALISDFVVEGARDGRTVADLMEQGAYVLRRDQVMEGIPEMIEDIQVEATFPDGTKLVTVHHPIR, encoded by the coding sequence ATGATACTTACCGAAAGAGAAAAGGACAAATTGTTGATCTCAATGGCGGCCATGGTTGCTCGCAAACGACTCGAACGGGGAGTAAAGCTCAATCATCCGGAAGCTGTTGCACTGATTAGCGATTTTGTCGTGGAAGGTGCCCGTGATGGCCGCACCGTTGCCGACCTCATGGAACAAGGTGCTTATGTATTGCGCCGCGATCAGGTCATGGAAGGCATTCCTGAAATGATTGAAGACATTCAGGTTGAAGCAACATTTCCCGACGGGACAAAACTTGTCACTGTCCACCATCCGATACGTTAA
- a CDS encoding HupE/UreJ family protein, with protein sequence MKLLSRSTVITALMIFTSTPAFAHLTGVPHDHSSFTSGFLHPLTGFDHILVMVAVGLWAAQLGGKSILAVPASFVVCMAIGFWLATKGIALPYVEPVILASVIAMGLFAAMAIHLPIMPAMLVVGAFALFHGYAHGLELENSEAYAYGIGFSIATALLHGVGITIGLGASKIFGRSNGATAIRIGGVATTLAGLYLAFAAA encoded by the coding sequence ATGAAACTTTTGTCAAGATCGACAGTCATAACAGCTTTGATGATTTTCACATCCACACCGGCTTTTGCCCACCTGACCGGTGTTCCACATGACCATAGCTCTTTTACAAGCGGCTTTTTACACCCGCTAACCGGTTTTGATCATATTCTGGTCATGGTGGCGGTCGGCTTATGGGCAGCTCAACTCGGCGGAAAATCGATTCTAGCAGTTCCGGCAAGTTTTGTTGTCTGTATGGCAATTGGTTTTTGGCTTGCCACAAAAGGCATTGCATTACCTTATGTTGAACCGGTCATTCTTGCTTCCGTGATTGCGATGGGGCTCTTTGCGGCAATGGCCATTCATCTTCCCATTATGCCGGCCATGCTCGTCGTCGGTGCTTTTGCGCTTTTTCATGGTTATGCGCATGGTCTCGAACTTGAAAATTCGGAGGCCTATGCTTACGGAATCGGTTTTTCTATTGCCACAGCATTGCTTCACGGCGTCGGTATTACAATCGGCTTGGGAGCAAGCAAAATTTTTGGCCGGTCAAATGGCGCAACAGCAATCAGAATCGGCGGCGTTGCGACCACTCTTGCAGGGCTTTATCTGGCCTTTGCTGCTGCATGA
- a CDS encoding urease subunit beta yields the protein MVPGEIITEAGDIEMNAGRNAIKLKVGNSGDRPIQVGSHYHFYEANPALQFDREKARGMRLDIPAGTAVRFEPGQEKDVFLIPLAGKQRVFGFRAKIQGDL from the coding sequence ATGGTTCCCGGAGAAATTATTACAGAGGCAGGCGATATTGAAATGAATGCCGGCCGTAATGCGATAAAACTCAAAGTCGGCAATAGCGGTGACCGCCCTATTCAAGTGGGGTCGCATTATCATTTTTATGAAGCCAATCCTGCCCTTCAATTCGACCGCGAAAAAGCCCGTGGAATGCGACTTGATATTCCGGCCGGTACCGCTGTCCGGTTTGAACCCGGACAGGAAAAAGATGTTTTCCTCATACCATTAGCGGGAAAACAGCGTGTCTTCGGTTTTCGTGCAAAAATTCAGGGGGATCTTTGA
- the ureC gene encoding urease subunit alpha, protein MSHKISRAAYAQMFGPTKGDHIRLADTDLFVTVEDDKTTYGEEVKFGGGKVIRDGMGQSQYSREKGAMDTVITNALIVDYTGIYKADIGLKDGLIEKIGKAGNPDIQPNVDIIIGPATEIIAAEGKIVTAGGIDSHIHFICPQQVNEALYSGITTMFGGGTGPAHGTLATTCTPGPWHLARMIQAVDSLPMNIGLAGKGNSSSPDALIEMVNAGASSLKLHEDWGSTPAAIDNCLSVADDYDVQVMIHTDTLNEAGFVEDTIAAFKGRTIHAFHTEGAGGGHAPDIIRVCGFENVLPASTNPTRPYTKNTIAEHLDMLMVCHHLSAKIPEDVAFAESRIRKETIAAEDILHDIGAFSIIASDSQAMGRVGEVIIRTWQTADKMKKQRGYLGNDSGFNDNERVKRYIAKYTINPAIAQGIGHVTGSIETGKRADIVIWSPAFFGVKPEMVLLGGMIAAAPMGDPNASIATPQPVHFRPMFGALGKAVKHTSLTFTSKAAIDNGLAEKLGLEKELVAVKNTRTISKKSMKLNSATPHIDVDPETYEVRADGELLTCEPAKILPMAQRYFLY, encoded by the coding sequence ATGAGCCACAAAATTTCGCGTGCCGCTTATGCGCAAATGTTCGGGCCGACAAAAGGTGACCATATCCGCCTTGCCGATACAGACCTTTTCGTAACTGTCGAAGATGACAAGACAACTTATGGCGAGGAAGTCAAATTCGGCGGTGGTAAAGTTATCCGCGATGGTATGGGCCAAAGCCAATATTCACGTGAAAAAGGGGCTATGGATACAGTTATCACCAATGCCCTTATTGTCGATTATACCGGCATTTATAAAGCCGATATCGGTTTGAAAGACGGTCTTATCGAAAAAATCGGTAAAGCTGGCAATCCCGATATTCAACCAAATGTCGATATCATCATTGGCCCTGCAACCGAAATTATTGCAGCGGAGGGGAAAATTGTAACCGCTGGCGGAATTGATTCACACATTCATTTTATTTGCCCCCAGCAGGTCAACGAAGCACTCTATTCCGGCATTACAACCATGTTTGGCGGTGGCACGGGGCCCGCACACGGAACGCTAGCGACCACCTGCACACCGGGCCCTTGGCATTTGGCGCGCATGATACAGGCGGTAGACAGCTTGCCGATGAATATCGGCCTTGCTGGCAAAGGCAATTCATCTTCTCCTGATGCTTTGATCGAAATGGTCAATGCCGGTGCTTCTTCGCTCAAACTTCATGAAGATTGGGGGTCGACTCCGGCGGCAATCGACAATTGCTTGAGCGTTGCCGATGATTATGACGTGCAGGTTATGATTCACACCGATACATTGAATGAAGCGGGGTTTGTCGAAGATACAATCGCTGCATTCAAAGGCCGGACAATCCATGCCTTCCATACAGAAGGTGCCGGCGGTGGTCATGCTCCCGATATTATCCGTGTTTGCGGGTTTGAAAATGTATTGCCTGCCTCAACCAACCCCACGCGCCCCTATACGAAAAACACCATTGCCGAACATCTTGATATGCTCATGGTTTGCCATCACTTGTCGGCAAAAATACCGGAAGATGTTGCTTTTGCCGAAAGTCGTATACGTAAGGAAACAATTGCCGCAGAAGATATCCTGCATGATATTGGTGCCTTTTCTATTATCGCGTCGGATAGTCAGGCAATGGGACGGGTTGGCGAAGTCATTATCCGCACATGGCAGACTGCCGATAAAATGAAAAAACAGCGTGGTTATTTGGGCAACGATAGCGGGTTCAACGATAATGAACGCGTGAAACGCTATATTGCAAAATACACAATCAATCCGGCCATTGCACAAGGAATTGGTCATGTCACCGGTTCGATAGAAACCGGTAAACGTGCCGATATTGTCATCTGGTCGCCCGCCTTTTTCGGAGTAAAACCGGAGATGGTTTTGCTTGGCGGGATGATCGCAGCAGCACCAATGGGTGACCCCAATGCATCGATTGCAACACCACAACCGGTTCACTTCCGGCCAATGTTCGGCGCTCTCGGAAAGGCTGTCAAACACACATCTCTTACCTTTACCAGCAAAGCCGCTATTGATAACGGGCTCGCCGAAAAGCTTGGGCTTGAAAAGGAACTCGTTGCCGTTAAAAACACCCGCACTATTTCCAAAAAATCCATGAAACTCAATTCTGCAACGCCGCATATCGACGTTGACCCAGAAACTTATGAAGTGCGCGCAGATGGTGAATTATTAACCTGCGAACCGGCAAAGATACTTCCGATGGCACAACGCTATTTTCTTTATTGA
- a CDS encoding urease accessory protein UreE, with translation MSYKTFRATKYIPASNAKGVETSGALSLSHDERHIRRKLLHFVNGDMIMVDLKEPVHLSEGDVLEAENGEYFLIHAANEPLYSVTANTPLELTRLAWHLGNRHQAVEIKENRILVLRDPVIRAMLEGLGATVEEIEAPFRPLHGAYHDLAGHHH, from the coding sequence ATGTCCTATAAAACTTTTCGAGCAACAAAATATATACCGGCGTCCAATGCCAAAGGAGTTGAAACTTCAGGTGCGCTTTCACTTTCCCATGACGAGCGCCATATCCGCCGAAAATTACTTCATTTTGTGAATGGCGATATGATTATGGTGGATTTGAAAGAACCCGTCCATCTTTCTGAAGGAGATGTCCTTGAAGCAGAAAATGGCGAATATTTTCTCATCCACGCAGCCAACGAACCACTTTATTCTGTAACGGCGAACACACCGCTGGAGCTTACCCGACTTGCCTGGCATTTGGGCAACCGTCATCAAGCAGTCGAAATTAAAGAAAACAGAATCCTTGTGCTTCGTGATCCTGTTATACGCGCTATGCTTGAAGGTTTAGGAGCAACCGTTGAAGAGATCGAAGCTCCTTTTCGACCTCTCCACGGAGCTTATCACGACCTTGCGGGGCACCATCATTAA
- a CDS encoding urease accessory protein UreF, with amino-acid sequence MLQGDASLLRLMTLFSPVFPVGGFAYSHGLEQAVHENSIQNAEDLFDWLDALANHGSLHNDVVLIAEAWRSTDQGKSIIALVELANANTASKERFLEIDLQGRAFCTSVAQTGFSKEIYKALPYPVAVGVLGHQLEISLSSVLTAYLHTFLSNLVQAAIRLVPLGQSDGVKTMAKLERTILAITENSDKLTLDNLGSCCFLSDIMAMRHETLYSRIFRS; translated from the coding sequence ATGTTGCAGGGTGACGCCTCTTTGCTGCGTTTGATGACGCTTTTTTCGCCGGTCTTTCCGGTCGGCGGCTTTGCCTATAGCCACGGTCTCGAACAAGCAGTCCATGAAAATTCTATTCAAAATGCCGAAGATTTGTTTGATTGGCTTGATGCTCTTGCCAATCACGGATCTCTCCATAATGACGTGGTTTTGATCGCCGAAGCGTGGAGATCAACCGATCAAGGAAAATCCATTATTGCCCTTGTTGAACTAGCCAATGCCAACACTGCCTCGAAAGAACGCTTCCTGGAAATCGATTTACAAGGCCGTGCTTTTTGTACCTCAGTTGCCCAAACCGGTTTTTCAAAAGAAATCTATAAAGCCCTTCCCTATCCAGTTGCTGTGGGCGTTCTCGGACACCAATTGGAAATTTCATTGTCATCTGTCCTGACAGCCTATCTCCACACATTTCTGTCAAATCTGGTGCAGGCAGCTATAAGACTTGTTCCGCTTGGACAAAGCGACGGCGTCAAAACCATGGCAAAGCTCGAAAGAACAATTCTTGCTATCACCGAGAACAGCGATAAGCTTACACTTGATAATCTCGGTTCATGCTGTTTCCTATCCGACATCATGGCAATGCGACACGAAACACTTTATTCAAGGATTTTCCGTTCATGA
- the ureG gene encoding urease accessory protein UreG: MTSSYSPNGPLRIGIGGPVGSGKTTLTEMLCKALRDHYSVAVVTNDIYTKEDALILNRVQALPEDRIIGVETGGCPHTAIREDATVNLQAIDELLNRHPDLDMIFIESGGDNLAATFSPDLADLTLYVISVAEGEKIPRKGGPAITRSDLLIINKKDLAPYVHADLDVMEHDAKIQRGEKPFVFTDMLRRDGLQDIIRFIEQAGGFTR, encoded by the coding sequence ATGACATCTTCTTATTCACCAAACGGCCCGTTACGTATCGGCATTGGAGGCCCTGTCGGGTCCGGAAAAACAACTTTGACGGAAATGCTTTGCAAGGCCTTGCGCGATCATTACTCGGTCGCCGTTGTTACCAACGACATTTATACAAAAGAAGATGCACTGATCCTCAATCGCGTTCAGGCACTGCCGGAAGACCGCATTATCGGCGTGGAAACAGGCGGCTGCCCGCACACCGCTATTCGCGAGGATGCAACTGTCAATTTGCAAGCTATTGACGAGCTTTTAAACCGGCACCCCGACCTTGATATGATATTTATCGAATCAGGCGGAGACAATCTCGCGGCAACATTTTCCCCCGATCTCGCCGATTTGACGCTTTACGTTATTTCGGTGGCAGAAGGTGAAAAAATACCGCGCAAAGGCGGTCCTGCTATTACGCGCTCTGACTTGCTTATCATCAACAAGAAAGATCTAGCCCCATATGTTCACGCCGATCTTGATGTGATGGAACATGACGCAAAAATCCAGCGCGGTGAAAAGCCTTTTGTGTTCACGGATATGCTACGCCGCGACGGGCTTCAGGACATTATTCGATTTATCGAACAGGCGGGCGGTTTTACCCGATAA